One Marinobacter halotolerans genomic region harbors:
- the rpoC gene encoding DNA-directed RNA polymerase subunit beta' — protein MKDLLNLLKNQNQKQEFDAIRIGLASPDMIRSWSFGEVKKPETINYRTFKPERDGLFCAKIFGPIKDYECLCGKYKRLKHRGVICEKCGVEVALASVRRERMGHIELASPVAHIWFLKSLPSRIGLMLDMTLRDIERVLYFESFIVIEPGMTTLEKGQLLNDEQYYEALEEFGDEFDARMGAEAVQELLEGIDLQAEVEALREEIPQTNSETKIKKFSKRLKILEAFLYSGNKPGDMVMTVLPVLPPDLRPLVPLDGGRFATSDLNDLYRRVINRNNRLKRLLELNAPDIIVRNEKRMLQEAVDALLDNGRRGRAITGTNKRPLKSLADMIKGKQGRFRQNLLGKRVDYSGRSVIVVGPYLRLHQCGLPKKMALELFKPFIFSKLEHRGLATTIKAAKKMVEREEGVVWDILDEVIREHPIMLNRAPTLHRLGIQAFEPVLIEGKAIQLHPLVCAAYNADFDGDQMAVHVPLTLEAQLEARALMMSTNNVLSPANGEPIIVPSQDVVLGLYYMTRDRKSALGEGMVFADVKEAHRAYGAGKVDLQAMVKVRVKEVTYDENGEKVEVQKIVDTTVGRALLFDIVPDGLSYDIVNKPMVKKAISNLINTCYRDAGLKDTVIFADQLMYMGYHFATVSGISIGFNDFEIPPEKYELVDAASEEVKDIETQYASGLLTQGEKYNKVIDIWSRANDKVSKAMMDRLSQEQVIGPDGKPVKGENGEDLMQESFNSVYMMADSGARGSPAQIRQLAGMRGLMAKPDGSIIETPITANFREGLNVLQYFISTHGARKGLADTALKTANSGYLTRRLVDVSQDLVVTEEDCGTDEGLLMTPHIEGGDVVVPLGDRVLGRVTARAAYTPTDKDNAVVDVGTLLDEKAVESLERAGVDEVWVRSAITCETRHGICSKCYGRDLARGHQVNVGEAVGVIAAQSIGEPGTQLTMRTFHIGGAASRASAVDNIQVKHGGTVRLHNLKSIEKSDGTLVVVSRSSALAIADEQGREREWYKLPYGAVLSVKHGDAVEAGVAVAKWDPHTHPIIAEAEGTARFVNMDQGITVRTQTDELTGLSTMEVIDPKERPAAGKDIRPAIQLIDDKGEEVDLPGGGTAIFFLPANALVTMANGAKIELGDVVARIPQESSKTRDITGGLPRVADLFEARRPKESSILAEISGVVSFGKETKGKKRLVITPKDADPYEVLIPKHRQMNVFEGETVEKGEVISDGPSNPHDILRLLGVVALAKYITNEIQDVYRLQGVVINDKHIEVIVRQMLRKVEITDAGDTSLLGGDQVEITQFMEENEKAEAADKEPARCERLLLGITKASLATESFISAASFQETTRVLTEGAVTGKRDYLRGLKENVVVGRLIPAGTGLAYHAERKRKRELDQQGVTAADVEEALSAELNRES, from the coding sequence ATGAAAGATTTGCTGAATCTTCTCAAAAACCAGAACCAGAAGCAGGAATTTGACGCCATCCGTATTGGGCTGGCGTCCCCTGACATGATCCGATCATGGTCTTTTGGTGAGGTCAAAAAGCCTGAGACCATTAACTACCGTACGTTCAAGCCTGAGCGTGACGGTCTTTTCTGTGCCAAAATCTTCGGTCCGATCAAGGATTACGAGTGCCTTTGTGGCAAGTACAAGCGCCTCAAGCACCGTGGTGTTATCTGCGAGAAGTGTGGTGTTGAAGTGGCACTGGCCAGTGTGCGCCGTGAGCGCATGGGTCACATCGAGCTTGCGAGCCCGGTCGCCCACATCTGGTTCCTGAAATCATTGCCGTCCCGCATCGGTCTGATGCTGGACATGACCCTGCGCGATATTGAACGGGTTCTGTATTTCGAATCCTTCATCGTGATCGAGCCGGGCATGACGACCCTGGAAAAAGGGCAGCTGCTGAACGACGAGCAGTATTACGAAGCCCTGGAAGAGTTCGGTGACGAGTTCGACGCCCGCATGGGTGCTGAAGCCGTCCAGGAACTGCTGGAAGGGATTGACCTGCAGGCGGAAGTTGAAGCCCTGCGGGAAGAGATTCCCCAGACCAACTCCGAAACCAAGATCAAGAAGTTCAGCAAGCGCCTGAAGATTCTTGAGGCTTTCCTGTACTCCGGCAACAAGCCAGGCGACATGGTCATGACCGTGCTGCCGGTTCTGCCACCGGATCTACGCCCGCTGGTACCACTGGACGGTGGCCGTTTTGCGACCTCCGATCTGAACGATCTTTACCGTCGGGTGATCAACCGTAACAACCGCCTCAAGCGTCTGCTGGAGCTGAATGCTCCGGATATCATCGTGCGCAACGAGAAGCGGATGCTGCAGGAAGCTGTGGACGCTCTGCTGGATAACGGCCGTCGCGGTCGTGCCATTACCGGCACCAACAAGCGTCCGCTGAAGTCCCTGGCTGACATGATCAAGGGTAAGCAGGGTCGTTTCCGTCAGAACCTGCTGGGCAAGCGTGTGGACTATTCCGGTCGTTCGGTGATCGTGGTCGGTCCCTATCTGCGTCTGCACCAGTGTGGTCTTCCGAAGAAGATGGCTCTGGAGCTGTTCAAGCCGTTTATTTTCTCCAAGCTTGAGCACCGTGGTCTGGCCACAACGATTAAAGCCGCCAAGAAGATGGTCGAGCGTGAGGAAGGCGTGGTCTGGGACATCCTGGACGAAGTCATTCGCGAACACCCGATCATGCTCAACCGGGCGCCGACCCTGCACCGTCTGGGTATCCAGGCGTTTGAGCCGGTACTCATTGAAGGCAAGGCTATTCAGCTGCACCCGCTGGTGTGTGCGGCCTACAACGCCGACTTCGACGGTGACCAGATGGCGGTACACGTTCCGCTGACCCTGGAAGCCCAGCTTGAAGCCCGTGCGTTGATGATGTCCACCAACAACGTGCTGTCACCTGCCAATGGCGAGCCCATCATCGTGCCGTCACAGGACGTGGTTCTGGGTCTATATTACATGACCCGTGATCGTAAGAGCGCCCTGGGCGAAGGCATGGTGTTTGCCGATGTGAAAGAAGCGCATCGCGCCTACGGCGCCGGCAAGGTTGATCTGCAGGCGATGGTCAAGGTACGGGTCAAAGAAGTGACCTATGACGAGAACGGCGAGAAAGTGGAAGTCCAGAAAATTGTGGACACCACCGTCGGTCGCGCTCTGCTGTTTGACATCGTGCCGGATGGTCTTTCCTATGACATCGTCAACAAGCCGATGGTCAAAAAGGCGATTTCCAACCTCATCAACACCTGTTACCGCGATGCGGGTCTGAAAGACACCGTCATTTTTGCGGACCAACTGATGTATATGGGTTATCACTTCGCAACGGTTTCCGGTATCTCCATCGGCTTTAACGATTTCGAGATCCCGCCCGAGAAGTACGAGCTCGTTGATGCGGCCTCTGAAGAAGTAAAGGATATCGAGACCCAGTACGCGTCCGGTCTGCTGACCCAGGGCGAGAAGTACAACAAGGTTATCGATATCTGGTCCCGCGCCAACGACAAGGTGTCCAAGGCGATGATGGATCGGCTCTCCCAGGAGCAGGTTATTGGCCCGGATGGCAAGCCTGTGAAAGGCGAGAACGGCGAAGATCTGATGCAGGAGTCTTTCAACTCCGTTTACATGATGGCCGACTCTGGTGCCCGGGGCTCCCCCGCCCAGATCCGTCAGCTGGCCGGTATGCGTGGTCTGATGGCCAAGCCGGACGGTTCAATCATCGAAACGCCGATCACCGCCAACTTCCGTGAAGGTCTGAACGTACTTCAGTACTTCATCTCCACCCACGGTGCCCGTAAGGGTCTGGCGGATACGGCGCTGAAGACTGCGAACTCCGGTTACCTGACCCGTCGTCTGGTGGACGTTTCCCAGGACCTGGTTGTTACCGAGGAAGACTGCGGTACCGACGAAGGCCTGCTGATGACGCCCCACATCGAGGGTGGCGACGTTGTTGTGCCGCTGGGTGACCGAGTGCTGGGTCGTGTTACTGCACGCGCAGCCTACACCCCGACCGACAAAGACAATGCGGTTGTCGACGTGGGCACACTGCTGGACGAGAAAGCGGTCGAGTCTCTCGAGCGTGCCGGTGTGGACGAGGTATGGGTTCGCTCAGCGATTACCTGTGAAACCCGCCACGGTATCTGCTCGAAGTGTTACGGTCGTGACCTTGCCCGCGGGCATCAGGTCAACGTGGGCGAGGCCGTCGGTGTCATCGCGGCACAGTCTATCGGCGAACCGGGCACACAGCTGACCATGCGTACGTTCCACATTGGTGGTGCTGCGAGCCGGGCGTCTGCGGTCGACAATATTCAGGTCAAGCATGGCGGCACCGTTCGCCTGCACAACCTGAAGTCCATCGAGAAGAGCGACGGTACACTGGTCGTGGTTTCCCGCTCCTCTGCGCTGGCCATTGCCGATGAGCAGGGTCGTGAGCGCGAGTGGTACAAGCTGCCCTATGGTGCAGTGCTGTCCGTCAAACACGGCGACGCTGTCGAAGCCGGAGTTGCGGTGGCCAAGTGGGATCCGCACACTCACCCGATCATCGCCGAGGCGGAAGGTACCGCACGGTTTGTCAACATGGACCAGGGCATCACTGTCCGTACCCAGACCGACGAACTGACCGGTCTGTCCACCATGGAAGTGATCGACCCGAAAGAACGTCCGGCTGCCGGTAAGGACATCCGTCCTGCCATTCAGTTGATTGACGACAAGGGTGAAGAGGTTGATCTGCCAGGTGGTGGTACCGCGATCTTCTTCCTGCCGGCAAACGCGCTGGTCACCATGGCGAATGGCGCGAAAATCGAGTTGGGTGACGTGGTTGCCCGTATTCCTCAGGAAAGCTCGAAAACACGTGACATCACAGGTGGTCTGCCCCGTGTTGCCGATCTGTTTGAAGCCCGTCGTCCGAAAGAATCCTCGATTCTGGCGGAAATCAGCGGTGTGGTTTCATTCGGCAAGGAAACCAAGGGCAAGAAGCGTCTGGTGATTACGCCCAAGGATGCTGATCCCTATGAGGTTCTAATTCCCAAGCATCGTCAGATGAACGTGTTCGAAGGCGAAACGGTTGAGAAGGGCGAGGTCATTTCTGATGGTCCGTCCAACCCGCACGACATCTTGCGCCTGCTGGGCGTTGTAGCGTTGGCGAAGTACATCACCAACGAGATCCAGGACGTCTACCGTCTGCAAGGTGTTGTCATCAACGATAAACATATCGAGGTTATCGTTCGGCAGATGCTGCGCAAGGTTGAGATCACCGACGCTGGCGACACCAGTCTGCTCGGCGGCGATCAGGTCGAGATCACCCAGTTCATGGAAGAGAACGAGAAAGCGGAAGCGGCGGACAAAGAGCCTGCACGGTGCGAGCGCCTGCTGCTCGGTATCACCAAAGCGTCACTGGCGACGGAGTCGTTTATTTCCGCGGCCTCGTTCCAGGAGACCACGCGGGTTCTCACCGAAGGCGCCGTCACTGGCAAGCGGGATTATCTGCGCGGCCTGAAGGAAAACGTGGTTGTTGGTCGTCTGATTCCGGCCGGTACCGGTCTTGCCTATCATGCTGAGCGCAAGCGTAAGCGTGAGCTGGACCAGCAGGGCGTAACCGCAGCCGACGTAGAAGAAGCGCTGAGCGCAGAGCTGAACCGCGAAAGCTAA
- the rpsL gene encoding 30S ribosomal protein S12, which produces MATINQLVRKPRKRKAAKSDVPALQACPQRRGVCTRVYTTTPKKPNSALRKVCRVRLTNGYEVSSYIGGEGHNLQEHSVVLIRGGRVKDLPGVRYHTVRGTLDTQGVQNRKQGRSKYGAKRPKS; this is translated from the coding sequence ATGGCAACGATTAATCAGTTGGTGCGTAAGCCTCGTAAACGTAAAGCGGCCAAGAGCGACGTTCCTGCTCTGCAGGCTTGTCCGCAGCGCCGTGGTGTTTGCACTCGTGTATACACCACCACGCCGAAGAAGCCGAACTCAGCACTGCGTAAAGTGTGCCGTGTTCGCCTGACTAACGGCTACGAGGTTTCCTCATACATTGGCGGTGAAGGCCACAACCTTCAGGAGCACAGTGTTGTGCTTATCCGTGGCGGTCGAGTAAAAGACCTTCCGGGTGTGCGTTATCACACTGTTCGCGGAACGCTGGACACCCAGGGTGTACAGAACCGTAAGCAGGGTCGCTCCAAGTACGGTGCAAAACGACCCAAGTCCTGA
- the rpsG gene encoding 30S ribosomal protein S7 → MPRRRVAAKREIIPDPKFHSARLAKFINHVMESGKKAVAERIVYGALDIVADKSKEEPIDMFEKALENIQPMVEVKSRRVGGATYQVPVEVRPSRQNALAMRWLVEFSRKRGEKSMAQRLAGEILDAADSKGSAVKKREDVHRMAEANKAFSHFRF, encoded by the coding sequence ATGCCTAGAAGAAGAGTTGCAGCAAAACGGGAAATCATCCCGGATCCCAAGTTCCATAGTGCGCGGTTGGCAAAGTTTATCAACCACGTAATGGAAAGTGGCAAGAAGGCAGTTGCAGAGCGCATTGTTTATGGCGCGCTCGATATCGTTGCCGACAAGTCAAAAGAAGAGCCGATCGACATGTTCGAGAAGGCACTGGAGAACATCCAGCCGATGGTTGAGGTTAAATCCCGTCGTGTGGGTGGTGCTACCTACCAGGTGCCTGTTGAAGTGCGGCCTTCGCGTCAGAACGCGCTGGCAATGCGCTGGCTCGTAGAGTTTTCACGGAAGCGTGGCGAAAAGTCCATGGCTCAGCGTCTGGCAGGTGAAATCCTGGATGCCGCTGACAGCAAGGGCTCCGCTGTTAAGAAGCGCGAAGACGTTCATCGCATGGCAGAAGCCAACAAGGCGTTCTCTCACTTCCGTTTCTAA
- the fusA gene encoding elongation factor G has translation MARKTPIKKYRNIGIVAHVDAGKTTTTERVLFYTGISHKIGEVHDGAATMDWMEQEQERGITITSAATTCFWQGMDKQYPEHRINIIDTPGHVDFTIEVERSLRVLDGAVVVFCGSSGVEPQSETVWRQANKYEVPRMVFVNKMDRAGANFIRVVEQIKKRLGATCVPVQLPIGAEDEFAGVIDLIRNKAIYWNEDDAGATYDQRDVPENMVEEVAKYREEMMEAAAEANEELMERYLDEGELSIEDIKRGLRLRTLANEIVVATCGSAFKNKGVQAVLDAVIEFLPAPDEVKAIRGEIDEDGTEETRQADDDAPFAALAFKIATDPFVGTLTFFRVYSGKLESGNAVYNSVKGKKERVGRMVQMHSKDRQEIKEVLAGDIAAAIGLKNVTTGDTLCDENHKIILERMEFPDPVISVAVEPKSKADQEKMGIALGKLAQEDPSFQVRTDEESGQTIISGMGELHLDIIVDRMRREFKVEANIGKPQVAYRECIRKPVDVEGKFVRQSGGRGQYGHVKIKLEPLPLDDEDGENFIFVNEIVGGVVPKEYIPAVQQGIAEQMKNGCLAGYPLLRIKATLYDGSYHDVDSNEMAFKVAGSMAMKKGALEASPALLEPLMRVEVATPEDYMGDVVGDLNRRRGLVQGMEDTPAGKTIRAEVPLSEMFGYATDLRSATQGRASYAMEFSRYMEAPSNIAEAIIKKG, from the coding sequence GTGGCACGCAAGACTCCGATTAAAAAGTACAGAAATATTGGTATCGTCGCCCACGTTGACGCGGGCAAGACGACCACCACCGAGCGGGTCCTGTTCTACACAGGTATTTCCCACAAAATCGGTGAAGTTCACGACGGTGCTGCGACCATGGACTGGATGGAGCAGGAGCAGGAGCGTGGTATTACCATCACGTCTGCTGCAACGACCTGTTTCTGGCAGGGCATGGACAAGCAGTACCCTGAGCACCGTATCAACATCATCGACACCCCGGGACACGTTGACTTCACCATCGAAGTAGAGCGTTCATTGCGCGTTCTCGACGGTGCAGTGGTTGTGTTCTGTGGTTCCTCAGGTGTTGAGCCGCAGTCAGAAACTGTATGGCGTCAGGCTAACAAGTATGAAGTTCCGCGCATGGTGTTCGTCAACAAGATGGACCGTGCCGGCGCCAACTTCATCCGCGTCGTCGAGCAGATCAAGAAGCGCCTGGGCGCAACTTGTGTACCTGTTCAGTTGCCGATCGGTGCTGAGGACGAGTTCGCAGGGGTTATCGACCTGATTCGTAACAAGGCGATTTACTGGAACGAAGACGACGCCGGTGCTACCTATGACCAGCGCGACGTTCCCGAGAATATGGTTGAGGAAGTCGCCAAGTACCGCGAAGAGATGATGGAAGCGGCCGCCGAAGCGAATGAAGAGCTCATGGAGCGCTACCTCGACGAGGGCGAGCTGAGCATTGAAGACATCAAGAGAGGTCTTCGCCTGCGCACCCTGGCCAACGAGATTGTCGTGGCGACCTGTGGTTCAGCTTTCAAGAATAAAGGTGTTCAAGCGGTTCTGGATGCGGTTATCGAATTCCTTCCTGCCCCGGATGAAGTTAAGGCTATCCGTGGCGAGATTGATGAAGACGGCACCGAAGAGACACGTCAGGCAGATGACGATGCACCTTTTGCCGCCCTGGCATTCAAGATTGCAACGGATCCGTTCGTCGGCACCTTGACCTTCTTCCGGGTTTATTCCGGCAAGCTTGAGTCCGGTAACGCGGTTTACAACTCCGTCAAAGGCAAGAAAGAGCGCGTCGGCCGTATGGTTCAGATGCACTCGAAGGATCGTCAGGAGATCAAAGAGGTTCTTGCTGGCGACATCGCTGCTGCGATCGGTCTGAAGAACGTAACGACCGGTGATACCTTGTGCGACGAGAACCACAAGATCATTCTCGAGCGCATGGAGTTCCCGGATCCGGTTATCTCTGTTGCCGTTGAGCCGAAGTCAAAGGCCGATCAGGAAAAAATGGGCATTGCCCTTGGCAAGCTGGCTCAGGAAGATCCTTCTTTCCAGGTTCGCACGGACGAAGAATCAGGCCAGACCATCATTTCCGGTATGGGTGAGCTTCACTTGGACATCATCGTTGACCGTATGCGTCGCGAGTTCAAAGTAGAAGCCAATATCGGTAAGCCGCAGGTTGCGTACCGTGAGTGCATTCGCAAGCCGGTTGATGTCGAAGGCAAATTCGTACGTCAGTCTGGTGGTCGCGGTCAGTACGGTCACGTCAAGATCAAGCTTGAACCACTGCCGTTGGATGACGAAGATGGCGAAAACTTTATTTTCGTCAACGAAATCGTGGGTGGTGTGGTTCCCAAGGAATACATACCGGCGGTTCAGCAGGGTATTGCTGAGCAGATGAAGAATGGTTGTCTGGCGGGGTACCCGCTGCTGCGGATCAAGGCCACGCTGTACGACGGTTCTTACCACGATGTCGACTCGAACGAGATGGCGTTCAAGGTTGCCGGATCGATGGCTATGAAGAAGGGTGCCCTTGAGGCAAGCCCTGCACTTCTGGAGCCTTTGATGCGCGTCGAGGTTGCCACCCCGGAAGATTACATGGGTGACGTCGTTGGTGACCTTAACCGTCGTCGTGGTCTCGTTCAGGGTATGGAAGATACCCCGGCTGGCAAGACGATTCGTGCAGAAGTTCCGTTGTCGGAGATGTTCGGTTATGCCACCGATCTGCGTTCCGCAACGCAGGGTCGGGCGTCTTATGCGATGGAGTTCTCTCGCTATATGGAAGCTCCTTCGAACATTGCCGAAGCGATCATTAAAAAGGGTTGA
- the tuf gene encoding elongation factor Tu, with protein MSKEKFERSKPHVNVGTIGHVDHGKTTLTAALTRVCHEVWGSGSASAFDMIDNAPEEKARGITIATSHVEYTSPERHYAHVDCPGHADYVKNMITGAAQMDGAILVCSAADGPMPQTREHILLSRQVGVPFIVVFLNKADMVDDEELLELVEMEVRELLSQYDFPGDDTPIVTGSALMALEGKDDNEMGTTAVKKLVEALDAYIPDPERAIDQPFLMPIEDVFSISGRGTVVTGRVERGVIKVGEEIEIVGIKDTVKTTCTGVEMFRKLLDEGRAGENVGVLLRGTKRDDVERGQVLCKPGTIKPHTKFECEVYVLSKEEGGRHTPFFKGYRPQFYFRTTDVTGSCELPEGVEMVMPGDNVKMSVTLINPIAMEDGLRFAIREGGRTVGAGVVSKIIE; from the coding sequence GTGTCTAAAGAAAAATTTGAGCGTAGTAAACCGCACGTAAACGTGGGCACCATTGGTCACGTAGACCATGGTAAGACCACGCTGACAGCCGCCCTGACTCGTGTATGTCACGAGGTGTGGGGCAGTGGTAGCGCCAGCGCATTCGACATGATCGATAACGCGCCGGAAGAGAAGGCTCGTGGTATCACTATCGCGACCTCTCACGTTGAGTACACGTCACCGGAGCGTCATTACGCGCACGTTGACTGCCCGGGCCACGCTGACTATGTGAAGAACATGATCACTGGTGCGGCGCAGATGGACGGCGCGATTCTGGTTTGTTCCGCAGCTGACGGCCCCATGCCGCAGACTCGCGAGCACATCCTGCTGTCTCGTCAGGTAGGCGTTCCTTTCATCGTTGTGTTCCTGAACAAGGCGGACATGGTTGATGATGAAGAGCTGCTTGAGCTGGTTGAGATGGAAGTTCGTGAACTGCTGAGCCAGTACGACTTCCCGGGCGACGACACGCCGATCGTTACCGGTTCCGCGCTGATGGCGCTGGAAGGTAAAGACGACAACGAAATGGGTACCACCGCTGTCAAGAAGCTGGTTGAGGCCCTGGACGCGTACATCCCGGATCCTGAGCGTGCGATTGATCAGCCGTTCCTGATGCCGATCGAGGACGTGTTCTCTATCTCCGGTCGTGGCACCGTGGTAACTGGCCGTGTCGAGCGTGGCGTTATCAAGGTGGGTGAAGAGATTGAGATTGTTGGTATCAAAGATACCGTCAAGACCACCTGCACCGGCGTTGAGATGTTCCGCAAGCTGCTGGACGAAGGTCGTGCAGGCGAGAACGTTGGTGTACTGCTGCGTGGTACCAAGCGTGACGACGTTGAGCGTGGCCAGGTTCTGTGTAAGCCGGGCACTATCAAGCCGCACACCAAGTTTGAGTGTGAAGTGTACGTACTGTCCAAGGAAGAGGGTGGTCGTCATACGCCTTTCTTCAAGGGCTATCGTCCACAGTTCTACTTCCGTACCACCGACGTCACAGGTTCCTGTGAGCTGCCGGAAGGCGTGGAAATGGTAATGCCGGGTGACAACGTCAAGATGAGTGTTACCCTGATCAACCCGATCGCCATGGAAGATGGCCTGCGTTTCGCGATTCGCGAAGGCGGCCGTACCGTTGGTGCCGGTGTGGTCTCAAAGATCATCGAGTAA
- the rpsJ gene encoding 30S ribosomal protein S10, which yields MQSQKIRIRLKAFDYRLIDQSTQEIVDTAKRTGAQVRGPIPLPTRKEKYTILISPHVNKDARDQYEIRTHKRLLDIVEPTEKTVDALMKLDLAAGVDVQISLG from the coding sequence ATGCAAAGCCAAAAAATTCGAATTCGGTTGAAGGCGTTTGATTACCGCCTGATCGACCAGTCAACGCAGGAGATCGTCGATACCGCCAAGCGGACCGGCGCCCAAGTGCGTGGACCAATCCCTCTGCCGACGCGGAAGGAAAAGTACACCATCCTGATCTCCCCGCACGTCAACAAGGACGCGCGTGATCAGTATGAAATTCGTACTCACAAGCGTTTGCTCGACATTGTTGAGCCGACGGAAAAGACAGTAGATGCTTTGATGAAGCTGGATCTGGCAGCGGGTGTAGACGTTCAGATCAGCCTCGGCTAA
- the rplC gene encoding 50S ribosomal protein L3, which produces MAIGIVGRKAGMTRIFTEDGQAVPVTVVEVEPNRITQLKTLESDGYRAVQVTVGKRRSSRVTKSEAGHYAKAGVEAGRGLWEFRLADGEGDELTAGGEITASIFADGQVVDATGQSKGKGFQGGVKRWNFSMQDATHGNSLSHRAPGSIGQNQTPGKVFKGKKMAGQMGNAQVTVQNLEVVRVDAERNLLLIRGAVPGATGGNVVIKPAVKA; this is translated from the coding sequence ATGGCAATTGGTATTGTCGGTCGCAAGGCCGGTATGACCCGTATTTTTACGGAAGATGGGCAAGCAGTGCCTGTCACGGTAGTTGAGGTTGAACCCAACCGAATTACCCAGCTGAAAACTCTCGAAAGCGATGGCTATCGTGCGGTTCAGGTAACCGTTGGTAAGCGTCGTTCCTCTCGTGTGACCAAAAGCGAAGCGGGCCACTATGCGAAAGCCGGTGTTGAGGCTGGTCGCGGTTTGTGGGAATTCCGGCTCGCTGACGGCGAAGGCGACGAACTGACTGCAGGCGGCGAAATTACAGCCTCCATCTTTGCAGACGGTCAGGTTGTTGATGCTACTGGTCAGTCCAAGGGTAAAGGTTTCCAGGGCGGCGTTAAGCGCTGGAACTTCTCCATGCAGGACGCCACACACGGCAACTCCCTTTCTCATCGTGCTCCGGGTTCCATCGGTCAGAACCAGACTCCGGGTAAGGTATTCAAGGGCAAGAAAATGGCGGGCCAGATGGGCAATGCGCAGGTAACTGTGCAAAACCTTGAGGTTGTCCGCGTAGACGCCGAACGCAACCTTCTGCTGATTCGTGGCGCTGTTCCCGGTGCAACCGGCGGGAACGTTGTCATCAAGCCTGCAGTTAAAGCCTGA
- the rplD gene encoding 50S ribosomal protein L4 — MELTITGSGKGISVSDAAFAKDFNESLVHQVVTAYMAGGRQGTKAQKTRSEVSGGGKKPWRQKGTGRARAGTIRSPIWRAGGVTFAAKPRSFEQKVNRKMYRAAMQSIFSELVRQERLVVVDDMTVDTPKTKAFTAKLKDLGVSNALILSDSVEQNLHLASRNIPHVDVRDVAGLDPVSLVAFESVVVTVPALKKIEEMLG; from the coding sequence ATGGAATTAACTATTACAGGTAGCGGCAAGGGGATTTCTGTTTCCGACGCTGCATTTGCCAAAGATTTTAACGAGTCGCTGGTTCACCAGGTGGTCACTGCTTATATGGCAGGCGGTCGTCAGGGTACCAAGGCTCAGAAAACGCGCTCTGAAGTGTCCGGCGGTGGTAAGAAGCCGTGGCGTCAGAAAGGCACAGGCCGTGCCCGTGCCGGTACCATCCGCAGCCCGATCTGGCGTGCCGGCGGTGTAACCTTTGCAGCAAAGCCACGCAGCTTTGAGCAGAAGGTTAACCGTAAGATGTACCGCGCCGCGATGCAGTCCATTTTCTCCGAGCTGGTTCGTCAGGAGCGTTTGGTTGTGGTTGACGACATGACTGTCGATACGCCCAAAACCAAGGCCTTCACTGCCAAGCTGAAAGATCTCGGTGTCAGCAATGCGCTGATTCTGTCCGACAGCGTTGAGCAGAACCTGCATCTGGCGTCCCGCAACATTCCTCACGTAGACGTGCGCGATGTTGCCGGCCTGGATCCGGTCAGCCTGGTCGCCTTCGAGAGTGTTGTGGTGACTGTTCCCGCTCTGAAGAAGATTGAGGAGATGCTGGGATGA
- the rplW gene encoding 50S ribosomal protein L23: protein MNQERIYQVLLGPHVSEKSSLVGEKSQVVFRVAPDATKPEIKKAVEQLFNVTVEGVQVLNRKGKLKRTARGFGKRNDLRKAYVQLAEGQDIDFLDVE from the coding sequence ATGAATCAGGAACGTATTTATCAGGTTCTTCTTGGGCCGCACGTGTCAGAGAAATCTTCTCTGGTTGGTGAGAAAAGCCAAGTGGTTTTCCGGGTTGCGCCTGACGCAACCAAGCCCGAGATCAAGAAAGCCGTTGAGCAGTTGTTCAACGTCACCGTCGAAGGTGTTCAGGTTCTGAACCGTAAGGGTAAGCTTAAGCGTACCGCTCGCGGCTTCGGCAAGCGTAATGATCTTCGCAAGGCTTATGTGCAGCTTGCGGAAGGTCAGGACATCGATTTTCTGGATGTGGAATAA